One stretch of Clavibacter californiensis DNA includes these proteins:
- a CDS encoding DEAD/DEAH box helicase, with the protein MSDTALAPTLTEEAARLAVDGATDDAIYDAFAEWAIARGIELYPAQDEAALEIASGANLILSTPTGTGKSLVAVAAHFAALARGRRSYYTAPIKALVSEKFFALVELFGAAQVGMVTGDSSVNPDAPIICCTAEILANRSLRGGADTPVDQVVMDEFHFYADPQRGWAWQVPLLLLPHAQFVLMSATLGDVTDLADDLTRRTGRATARITGIERPVPLFFHYAVTPVQETVEELLDTKQAPVYIVHFAQAAALERAQALSSIKIVTREQRDEIAEIIGGFRFSTAFGKTLSRLVRAGIGVHHAGMLPKYRRLVEQLAQQGLLRVICGTDTLGVGINVPIRTVLFTGLTKYDGTRMRQLNAREFHQIAGRAGRAGYDTAGTVVAQAPEHETENIKMLERAGDDVKKRRKLVRKKAPEGFVSWGEPSFRKLIDAEPERLTSSMQVSHAMMLNVIARGGDVFRNMRALVEDNHEPRIRQLALARRALAIYRTLRTAGIVEQVEDPDGGPTRITLTVDLQADFALNQPLSPFAVAVFEILDRESPTYALDMVSVVEATLDDPRPILSQQQFKARGEAVQAMKADGIEYDERMELLESVTHPKPLEELLDQSFTTYAASQPWIGDFALSPKSVVRDMYERAMSFSELISFYGLMRSEGLVLRYLSDAFRALRQTIPDEAKTEELLDVIEWLGELVRQVDSSLLDEWEELSHPTQAPGDAPVLPPAPKLLTSNTRAFRILVRNELFRRVQLAAREDLQALGELDAASGFDADAWGDALDGYFGEYDRILTDGDARSQALVTIEEGPAAWTVRQALHDPEGDHDWGIEATVDLDASNEAGEAVVRVTRVGTLS; encoded by the coding sequence ATGTCGGACACCGCGCTCGCCCCCACGCTCACCGAGGAGGCGGCCCGGCTGGCCGTGGACGGGGCGACCGACGACGCCATCTACGACGCGTTCGCCGAGTGGGCGATCGCACGCGGGATCGAGCTCTACCCGGCGCAGGACGAGGCGGCGCTGGAGATCGCGTCGGGCGCGAACCTCATCCTCTCGACGCCGACGGGCACGGGGAAGTCGCTCGTCGCCGTCGCTGCGCACTTCGCGGCGCTCGCCCGGGGTCGCCGCTCGTACTACACGGCCCCGATCAAGGCGCTCGTCTCCGAGAAGTTCTTCGCGCTCGTGGAGCTGTTCGGCGCGGCGCAGGTGGGAATGGTCACGGGCGACTCCTCCGTCAACCCGGACGCGCCGATCATCTGCTGCACCGCGGAGATCCTCGCCAACCGGTCGCTCCGCGGCGGCGCGGACACGCCCGTCGACCAGGTGGTCATGGACGAGTTCCACTTCTACGCGGATCCCCAGCGCGGCTGGGCCTGGCAGGTGCCGCTCCTGCTCCTGCCGCACGCGCAGTTCGTGCTCATGTCGGCGACGCTCGGCGACGTGACCGACCTCGCGGACGACCTCACGCGCCGCACCGGGCGGGCGACGGCGCGGATCACGGGCATCGAGCGGCCGGTGCCGCTCTTCTTCCACTACGCGGTGACGCCCGTGCAGGAGACCGTCGAGGAGCTGCTCGACACGAAGCAGGCGCCCGTCTACATCGTGCACTTCGCGCAGGCCGCGGCACTCGAGCGGGCGCAGGCGCTCTCGAGCATCAAGATCGTGACGCGCGAGCAGCGGGACGAGATCGCCGAGATCATCGGCGGCTTCCGGTTCAGCACGGCGTTCGGGAAGACGCTCTCGCGGCTCGTGCGCGCGGGGATCGGCGTGCACCACGCGGGCATGCTGCCGAAGTACCGGCGGCTCGTCGAGCAGCTCGCCCAGCAGGGACTGCTCCGGGTGATCTGCGGCACCGACACCCTGGGCGTCGGCATCAACGTCCCGATCCGCACGGTGCTCTTCACGGGCCTCACCAAGTACGACGGCACCCGGATGCGGCAGCTCAACGCGCGCGAGTTCCACCAGATCGCGGGGCGCGCCGGCCGCGCCGGCTACGACACCGCCGGGACCGTGGTGGCGCAGGCCCCCGAGCACGAGACCGAGAACATCAAGATGCTCGAGCGCGCGGGCGACGACGTGAAGAAGCGCCGCAAGCTCGTGCGGAAGAAGGCGCCCGAGGGCTTCGTCTCCTGGGGCGAGCCGAGCTTCCGGAAGCTCATCGACGCGGAGCCAGAGCGGCTGACGTCGAGCATGCAGGTGAGCCACGCGATGATGCTCAACGTCATCGCGCGCGGCGGCGACGTGTTCCGGAACATGCGCGCGCTCGTCGAGGACAACCACGAGCCGAGGATCCGCCAGCTCGCGCTCGCCCGCCGCGCCCTCGCCATCTACCGGACGCTGCGGACGGCCGGGATCGTGGAGCAGGTCGAGGACCCGGATGGGGGGCCGACGCGGATCACGCTCACGGTCGACCTGCAGGCCGACTTCGCGCTCAACCAGCCGCTGTCGCCGTTCGCGGTCGCCGTGTTCGAGATCCTCGACCGGGAGTCGCCGACGTACGCGCTCGACATGGTGAGCGTGGTCGAGGCGACGCTCGACGACCCGCGGCCGATCCTCTCGCAGCAGCAGTTCAAGGCCCGAGGCGAGGCCGTGCAGGCGATGAAGGCCGACGGCATCGAGTACGACGAGCGCATGGAGCTGCTGGAGTCCGTCACGCACCCGAAGCCGCTCGAGGAGCTGCTCGACCAGTCGTTCACGACCTACGCGGCGAGCCAGCCGTGGATCGGGGACTTCGCGCTCAGCCCCAAGTCGGTCGTCCGCGACATGTACGAGCGGGCCATGTCCTTCAGCGAGCTGATCTCCTTCTACGGCCTCATGCGCTCCGAGGGCCTCGTGCTCCGCTACCTCTCCGACGCGTTCCGGGCGCTGCGTCAGACGATCCCCGACGAGGCCAAGACCGAGGAGCTGCTCGACGTCATCGAGTGGCTGGGCGAGCTCGTGCGCCAGGTCGACTCGAGCCTCCTCGACGAGTGGGAGGAGCTGTCGCACCCGACCCAGGCGCCCGGCGACGCGCCCGTGCTGCCGCCCGCGCCGAAGCTCCTCACGTCGAACACGCGCGCGTTCCGGATCCTCGTGCGCAACGAGCTGTTCCGCCGCGTGCAGCTCGCGGCTCGCGAGGACCTGCAGGCGCTCGGCGAGCTCGACGCCGCGTCCGGCTTCGACGCGGACGCGTGGGGCGACGCGCTCGACGGCTACTTCGGCGAGTACGACCGCATCCTCACCGACGGCGACGCCCGCAGCCAGGCGCTCGTCACGATCGAGGAGGGCCCTGCCGCGTGGACCGTGCGTCAGGCGCTGCACGATCCCGAGGGCGACCACGACTGGGGGATCGAGGCGACGGTGGACCTCGACGCGTCGAACGAGGCGGGCGAGGCCGTCGTGCGCGTGACGCGCGTGGGCACCCTCTCGTGA